A genomic window from Methylorubrum extorquens includes:
- the flhA gene encoding flagellar biosynthesis protein FlhA, with the protein MSETARAVPAGAGGLGGLSSLRMPNRASFQALSKRSDLFFATAVMGILVVLIFPLPAFLLDLLLAVSIIISVLIMMTGLFIDNPLEFTVFPTLLLVATLLRLALNLASTRLILGHGHEGTAAAGHVIEAFGHFVMGGNFVIGIIVFAILIIVNFVVITKGSGRIAEVAARFTLDAMPGKQMAIDADLSAGLIDEKVAKARRSALEEESSFFGAMDGASKFVRGDAVAALLITGINVVGGIIIGVAQNGLGFAEAAKTYTLLTIGDGLASQVPALIVSTAAGILVSKAGVKGSADKALGKQMANYPKALGMSAGVMILIALLPGMPMLPFLALGGASGYAAWRIAKTQRENPPAPAEGTPGAAAPGAAPAEETVTDLLKLDDLKLEMGYALLALVNGEGQDRLTDQIKALRRQLAAELGIVMPSVRILDNVSLEANTYVVRVKEIEAGTGQVFPGQFMAMDPMGGQVQLPGQHLLEPTFGLPATWVDAGLRDQAQLKGYTVVDAATVISTHLTELIKAHVSELLNHVEVQKLLRELPKEHTELLKEVVPSQIATTGIQRVLQLLLAERVSVRDLGSIVEGIAEVAGHVKNPRDIVEHVRARLGRQICAQYQGPDGTLPIITLSPAWEQAFLESIVGEREERYLAMQPSKLTEFVNTVRDRFEQAARMGEMPVLVTSVQARPFVRSIIERFRRETPVMSQAEIHSRARLRTVGSV; encoded by the coding sequence ATGAGCGAGACGGCCAGGGCCGTTCCAGCGGGAGCAGGCGGGCTCGGCGGCCTGTCCTCCCTGCGCATGCCGAACCGGGCGAGCTTCCAGGCGCTGTCCAAACGCTCGGACCTGTTCTTCGCCACCGCGGTGATGGGCATCCTCGTGGTGCTGATCTTCCCGCTGCCGGCCTTCCTGCTCGACCTGCTGCTCGCGGTCTCGATCATCATCTCGGTGCTGATCATGATGACAGGGCTGTTCATCGACAATCCGCTCGAATTCACCGTCTTCCCGACGCTGCTGCTGGTCGCGACACTGCTACGGCTCGCGCTCAACCTCGCCTCGACCCGGCTGATCCTCGGCCATGGCCACGAGGGCACGGCGGCGGCGGGCCACGTCATCGAGGCCTTCGGGCATTTCGTGATGGGCGGCAACTTCGTGATCGGGATCATCGTCTTCGCGATCCTGATCATCGTGAACTTCGTCGTCATCACCAAGGGCTCGGGCCGTATCGCCGAGGTGGCCGCGCGCTTCACCCTCGACGCCATGCCCGGCAAGCAGATGGCGATCGACGCCGACCTCTCGGCCGGGCTGATCGACGAGAAGGTGGCCAAGGCCCGCCGCTCGGCGCTCGAAGAGGAATCCTCGTTCTTCGGAGCCATGGACGGTGCCTCGAAGTTCGTGCGCGGCGACGCGGTGGCCGCACTCCTCATCACCGGCATCAACGTGGTCGGCGGCATCATCATCGGTGTCGCCCAGAACGGGCTCGGCTTCGCCGAAGCCGCCAAGACCTACACCCTGCTCACCATCGGTGACGGGCTCGCTTCGCAGGTGCCGGCGCTGATCGTCTCGACCGCGGCCGGCATCCTCGTCTCGAAGGCCGGCGTGAAAGGCTCGGCGGACAAGGCGCTCGGCAAGCAGATGGCGAACTACCCCAAAGCCCTCGGCATGTCGGCGGGCGTCATGATCCTGATCGCCCTCCTGCCCGGCATGCCGATGCTGCCCTTCCTCGCGCTCGGCGGCGCCTCCGGCTACGCGGCGTGGCGCATCGCCAAGACCCAACGCGAAAACCCGCCCGCGCCGGCCGAGGGCACGCCCGGCGCCGCTGCCCCCGGCGCAGCGCCCGCGGAGGAGACCGTCACCGATCTCCTGAAGCTCGACGACCTCAAGCTGGAGATGGGCTACGCGCTCCTCGCTCTCGTCAACGGCGAGGGCCAGGACCGGCTCACCGACCAGATCAAGGCCCTGCGCCGCCAGCTCGCGGCGGAACTCGGCATCGTCATGCCCTCGGTGCGCATCCTCGATAACGTGAGCCTGGAGGCCAACACCTACGTGGTGCGGGTGAAGGAGATCGAGGCCGGCACCGGCCAGGTCTTCCCCGGCCAGTTCATGGCGATGGACCCCATGGGCGGTCAGGTGCAGCTGCCCGGCCAGCATCTCTTGGAGCCGACCTTCGGTCTGCCCGCGACCTGGGTCGATGCCGGCCTGCGGGATCAGGCACAGCTCAAGGGCTACACCGTGGTCGATGCGGCCACCGTGATCTCGACCCACCTGACCGAACTCATCAAGGCCCACGTCTCGGAACTCCTGAACCACGTCGAGGTGCAGAAGCTGCTGCGCGAACTGCCCAAGGAGCACACCGAACTCCTCAAGGAAGTGGTGCCGTCGCAGATCGCCACCACCGGCATCCAGCGCGTGCTGCAACTGCTGCTCGCCGAGCGGGTCTCGGTGCGCGACCTCGGCTCCATCGTCGAGGGCATCGCCGAGGTCGCCGGCCATGTGAAGAACCCGCGCGACATCGTCGAGCATGTCCGCGCCCGCCTCGGCCGGCAGATCTGCGCCCAGTATCAGGGCCCGGACGGGACGCTGCCGATCATCACCCTGTCACCCGCCTGGGAGCAGGCCTTCCTCGAATCAATCGTCGGCGAGCGCGAGGAGCGCTACCTCGCGATGCAGCCCTCGAAGCTCACGGAATTCGTCAACACGGTGCGCGACCGCTTCGAGCAGGCGGCCCGGATGGGCGAGATGCCGGTGCTCGTCACCTCCGTGCAGGCCCGGCCGTTCGTGCGCTCGATCATCGAGCGCTTCCGCCGCGAGACCCCGGTGATGAGCCAAGCGGAGATCCATTCCCGTGCGCGGCTGCGGACGGTGGGATCGGTGTAA
- the fliI gene encoding flagellar protein export ATPase FliI gives MTQERGSGGLAAALAALSTVETLETFGRVTAIRGLLVEVAGPVSAMRLGGRIDVLVEGAGVAASTVPCEVIGFAGDRALAMPFGSLEGVRRGCPALVRDEAAGAIRPSAAWLGRTVDALGRPIDGLGPLAQGPAIYPLRADPPPAHGRRRVGPPLDLGVRCINTFLTMCRGQRMGIFAGSGVGKSVLLSMLARYTAADVAVIGLVGERGREVQEFLQDDLGAAGLARSVVVVATSDEPVLMRRNAAYVTLAVAEYFRDQGAQVLCMIDSITRFAMAQRDIGLAGGEPPTAKGYTPTVFSELPRLLERAGPGVGEGAISGLFTVLVEGDDHNEPVADAVRGILDGHIVMERRIAEQGRYPAINVLRSVSRTMPRACDPAHLPTVRRARKVLATYADMEELIRLGAYRAGSSPEVDEAVALMPDLTAFLGQGKEEATSIGEGYDRLAAIVGGA, from the coding sequence ATGACGCAGGAGCGCGGCTCCGGGGGGCTGGCGGCGGCGCTCGCCGCGCTCTCGACCGTCGAGACCCTGGAGACCTTCGGACGGGTGACGGCGATCCGCGGCCTTCTGGTCGAGGTGGCCGGGCCAGTCTCCGCGATGCGGCTTGGCGGGCGCATCGACGTGTTGGTGGAAGGCGCCGGGGTCGCGGCCTCGACGGTGCCGTGCGAGGTGATCGGCTTTGCCGGCGACCGGGCGCTCGCCATGCCGTTCGGCTCCCTCGAAGGCGTGCGCCGCGGCTGCCCGGCCCTGGTGCGCGACGAGGCGGCCGGCGCGATCCGCCCCTCCGCCGCCTGGCTCGGCCGCACCGTCGATGCCCTCGGGCGGCCCATCGACGGCCTCGGCCCTCTCGCGCAGGGGCCCGCAATCTATCCCCTGCGGGCCGATCCGCCTCCCGCGCACGGACGACGGCGCGTCGGGCCGCCGCTCGATCTCGGGGTTCGCTGCATCAACACCTTCCTCACCATGTGCCGCGGGCAGCGCATGGGCATCTTCGCCGGCTCCGGGGTCGGCAAGTCGGTGCTGCTGTCGATGCTGGCCCGCTACACCGCCGCCGACGTGGCGGTGATCGGCCTCGTCGGCGAGCGCGGGCGCGAGGTGCAGGAGTTTCTCCAGGACGACCTCGGCGCGGCGGGGCTCGCCCGTTCGGTTGTGGTGGTGGCGACCTCGGACGAGCCGGTGCTGATGCGCCGCAACGCCGCCTACGTGACCCTGGCGGTGGCCGAGTACTTTCGCGATCAGGGCGCACAGGTTCTGTGCATGATCGATTCGATCACCCGCTTCGCCATGGCCCAGCGCGACATCGGACTGGCCGGCGGCGAGCCGCCGACGGCCAAGGGCTACACGCCCACCGTCTTCTCCGAACTGCCGCGCCTGCTCGAACGGGCCGGGCCGGGCGTGGGGGAGGGGGCGATCTCCGGCCTGTTCACCGTGCTGGTGGAGGGCGACGACCACAACGAGCCGGTGGCGGATGCGGTGCGCGGCATCCTCGACGGGCACATCGTCATGGAGCGGCGGATCGCCGAGCAGGGGCGCTACCCGGCGATCAACGTGCTGCGCTCGGTCTCGCGCACCATGCCGCGAGCCTGCGACCCGGCCCATCTTCCCACCGTCCGCCGTGCGCGAAAGGTGCTGGCGACCTATGCCGACATGGAAGAGTTGATCCGGCTCGGAGCCTATCGCGCCGGCTCGTCGCCGGAGGTGGATGAGGCGGTCGCTCTCATGCCCGATCTGACGGCTTTTCTGGGGCAGGGTAAGGAAGAAGCAACCTCCATCGGCGAGGGTTACGACCGGTTGGCCGCCATTGTCGGCGGTGCGTGA
- a CDS encoding lysylphosphatidylglycerol synthase domain-containing protein: MKKISEVFWGLIGLAAVAVSCYLLWGQLKTLSWASIEAAFAAIPLHHFLLAALSTLVAYAALAWYDRIALLHLGVRHISWLFVSLCSFTTYALSHNIGASVFSGALVRYRAYTSKGLSAAQVAVLVALCSFTFGLGTILLGGFVLVYDPNLLARLDNLLPAVLTNPATSRLVGFGLLGFVALYVLGSVLRFRPLTIRNFKIEYPRPGIMVRQLIAAPLELLGAAGIIYFALPDALNPGFIPVLGIFLASFSVALASHAPGGLGVFELVFFTAMQLQTDAEKAPVLAAVLIFRLFYLIIPFAVAIVVVLLFERSRLTNALGSKDGKAAPEPPLVAPGLDNHVIERRLEKKAV; the protein is encoded by the coding sequence ATGAAAAAAATCAGTGAAGTCTTCTGGGGCTTGATCGGCCTCGCCGCAGTGGCGGTGTCCTGCTACCTGCTCTGGGGACAGTTGAAGACCCTCTCCTGGGCGAGCATCGAAGCGGCGTTTGCTGCCATCCCGCTCCATCACTTCCTGCTGGCCGCCCTCTCCACCCTCGTCGCCTACGCCGCGCTCGCTTGGTACGACCGGATTGCGCTGCTGCATCTGGGTGTGCGCCACATCTCGTGGCTGTTCGTATCGCTGTGCTCGTTCACGACCTACGCCCTCTCGCACAACATCGGCGCCTCGGTCTTCTCCGGCGCCCTAGTGCGCTACCGGGCCTACACCTCGAAAGGCCTCTCGGCGGCGCAGGTCGCGGTGTTGGTAGCCCTGTGCTCCTTCACCTTCGGTCTCGGCACGATCCTGCTCGGCGGCTTCGTGCTGGTCTACGATCCGAACCTCCTCGCGCGGCTCGACAACCTGCTGCCGGCGGTGTTGACCAATCCTGCGACCTCGCGGCTGGTCGGCTTCGGTCTGCTCGGTTTCGTCGCGCTCTACGTCCTCGGCTCGGTGCTGCGCTTCCGCCCGCTGACGATCCGCAACTTCAAAATCGAGTATCCGCGGCCCGGAATCATGGTGCGCCAGCTCATCGCGGCGCCGCTGGAGCTGCTGGGTGCCGCCGGCATCATCTACTTCGCCCTGCCGGATGCCCTGAACCCCGGCTTCATCCCGGTGCTCGGTATCTTCCTCGCCTCGTTCTCCGTCGCGCTCGCCTCGCACGCGCCGGGCGGCCTCGGCGTGTTCGAGCTCGTGTTCTTCACCGCCATGCAGCTTCAGACCGATGCCGAGAAAGCGCCGGTTCTCGCCGCGGTCCTGATCTTCCGCCTGTTCTACCTGATCATCCCCTTCGCCGTGGCCATCGTCGTGGTGCTGCTGTTCGAGCGCTCCCGCCTCACGAACGCGCTCGGCAGCAAGGACGGCAAGGCCGCGCCGGAGCCGCCGCTCGTCGCGCCGGGCCTCGACAACCATGTGATCGAGCGTCGGCTCGAGAAGAAGGCGGTCTGA
- a CDS encoding methyl-accepting chemotaxis protein, with protein sequence MLRFDIPRKLYALVVLSALSLVAIGTVALSYQYDAMYTQRVNRLNLMTESAVNLIDHHRQRVEKGEMTEAAARAAAYAAVTSMRHGKDGYFFVYDRDINVVAHATSKLIGQSFRDLKDTTGFAFIADVLPRAVRDGVASIVYTWKRTPDAEATPKLGVFRFYAPWGLYIGTGVHIDDLKATLWEQIERLGVIALGILLVLGAVSWAIIRSIVRPMNALQATMGRLAEGRTDIALPEAERNDEVGAMARAVAVFRDNAVERERLQGAQDADQALKMERGERLNALIQGFEGTITGIVTTIGGAASQLQSTAQGLAGTANQTAEQSTAVAAAAEEATTNVNTVAAAAEELGTSVQEIGRQVDGSAALSRTAVDEAGQTGQLVQDLSEAAARIGDVVAMISDIAGQTNLLALNATIEAARAGEAGRGFAVVAAEVKELASQTARATTDISEQIARIQRSTDTAVSAIGDITGRIREISSVSTSIAAAVEEQSAATQEIVRNVAQAATGTSEVTHNITGVARASEETGTAAAQVLGAASELSQQSDHLRAEVRRFLATVRAA encoded by the coding sequence ATGCTTCGCTTTGATATTCCGAGAAAGCTCTATGCCCTGGTGGTGCTGTCGGCCCTGAGTCTCGTGGCGATCGGCACGGTCGCCCTGAGCTATCAATACGACGCGATGTACACTCAGCGCGTGAACCGCCTCAACCTGATGACGGAATCGGCCGTCAACCTGATCGACCACCATCGCCAGCGTGTCGAGAAAGGCGAGATGACGGAGGCTGCGGCCCGAGCCGCCGCCTATGCCGCCGTCACATCGATGCGGCACGGCAAGGACGGCTACTTCTTCGTCTACGACCGCGACATCAACGTCGTCGCCCATGCGACGTCGAAGCTCATCGGCCAGAGCTTCCGCGACCTGAAGGACACGACCGGCTTCGCCTTCATCGCCGACGTATTGCCGCGCGCCGTGCGCGATGGGGTCGCCTCCATCGTCTACACGTGGAAGCGCACGCCGGACGCCGAGGCGACGCCGAAACTCGGCGTGTTCCGGTTCTACGCGCCGTGGGGGCTCTACATCGGCACCGGCGTCCATATCGACGACCTGAAGGCGACGCTGTGGGAGCAGATCGAACGCCTCGGCGTCATCGCACTCGGCATCCTCCTCGTCCTCGGCGCGGTTTCCTGGGCGATCATCCGCTCGATCGTGCGCCCGATGAACGCGCTGCAGGCGACAATGGGCCGGCTCGCCGAGGGCCGTACCGACATCGCCCTGCCCGAGGCCGAGCGGAACGACGAGGTGGGCGCGATGGCGCGCGCCGTGGCGGTGTTCCGCGACAACGCCGTCGAGCGCGAACGGCTGCAGGGCGCCCAGGATGCCGATCAGGCGCTGAAGATGGAGCGTGGGGAGCGGCTCAATGCCCTGATCCAGGGTTTCGAGGGCACGATCACCGGCATCGTCACCACCATCGGCGGGGCCGCCTCGCAGCTGCAATCGACCGCGCAGGGCCTCGCCGGCACCGCGAACCAGACGGCCGAACAATCGACCGCCGTCGCCGCGGCCGCCGAGGAGGCGACCACGAACGTCAACACCGTGGCCGCCGCCGCCGAGGAACTCGGCACCTCCGTCCAGGAGATCGGCCGGCAGGTGGACGGGTCGGCCGCCCTCTCCCGCACCGCCGTGGACGAGGCCGGCCAGACCGGGCAGCTCGTCCAGGATCTGAGCGAGGCCGCCGCCCGCATCGGCGACGTCGTGGCGATGATCTCCGACATCGCCGGCCAGACCAATCTGCTGGCCCTCAACGCGACGATCGAGGCGGCGCGCGCCGGTGAAGCGGGCCGCGGCTTCGCCGTGGTGGCGGCGGAGGTGAAGGAGTTGGCAAGCCAGACGGCGCGGGCGACGACGGACATCTCAGAGCAGATCGCCCGCATCCAGCGCTCCACCGATACGGCCGTGAGCGCGATCGGCGACATCACCGGGCGAATCCGCGAGATCAGCAGCGTCTCCACCTCGATCGCGGCGGCGGTCGAGGAGCAGAGCGCGGCGACCCAGGAGATCGTCCGCAACGTGGCCCAGGCCGCGACGGGCACCAGCGAGGTCACGCACAACATCACCGGCGTCGCCCGCGCCTCGGAGGAGACCGGGACGGCCGCCGCACAGGTGCTCGGCGCCGCCTCGGAGCTGTCGCAGCAATCCGATCACCTGCGGGCCGAGGTCCGGCGCTTCCTGGCGACGGTGCGGGCCGCCTGA
- a CDS encoding NADP-dependent malic enzyme, producing MADNMSEDLKSGALVYHRLPKPGKLEIQATKPLGNQRDLALAYSPGVAAACMAIYDDPQEAATLTIRQNLVAVLSNGTAVLGLGDIGPLASKPVMEGKAVLFKKFAGIDVFDIEVDQKDVDKLVDVVCSLEPTFGGINLEDIKAPECFEVEERCRERMNIPVFHDDQHGTAIIVAAAVLNALELAGKQLSDAKIVTSGAGAAALACLNLLVSLGATRENITVTDIKGVVYKGRAELMDRWKDVYAQETEARTLAEVIPGADVFIGLSAGGVLKPEYLEKMAEKPLIMALANPYPEIMPDLAEQARPDAMICTGRSDFPNQVNNVLCFPYIFRGALDVGAHKINEEMKKAAVKAIAALAREAPSDVVARAYGGEARPFGPRSLIPSPFDPRLILRIAPAVAKAAMDSGVAGRPVENIEAYAESLDRFVHRSGFIMKPLFSKAKADPKRVIYAEGEDERVLRAAQAVVEDKVARPILVGRPRVIETRIKRFGLDLKAGEHFDLIDPEDDPRYRAYVASYLEIAGRRGITPDLARTLVRTNTTVIAALAVRRGEADALICGLEGRFETRLRVIRDIIGLSPDSLDFAGMSLIVTKKGAFFLADTHVRQDPSAEEIADVAIACANHVGRFGLTPKIALLSHSDFGQSDSASAKKMRRALELIQARAPDVQADGEMQADSALSELVRDRVLPSSNWKGAANILVFPNLDAANIAFQFAKVLADALPVGPLLIGPAKPAHILTPSVTARGIVNVTAAAVVEAQAMAPLPVAPEAEPGVGPISE from the coding sequence ATGGCCGACAATATGTCCGAGGATCTGAAGTCCGGGGCGCTCGTCTACCACCGACTGCCGAAACCCGGAAAGCTCGAGATCCAGGCCACCAAGCCGCTCGGCAACCAGCGCGATCTGGCCCTCGCCTATTCTCCCGGCGTGGCCGCCGCCTGCATGGCGATCTACGACGACCCGCAGGAGGCCGCCACCCTCACCATCCGCCAGAATCTCGTCGCCGTGCTCTCGAACGGCACGGCCGTGCTCGGCCTCGGCGATATCGGCCCGCTGGCCTCCAAGCCGGTGATGGAGGGCAAGGCGGTCCTGTTCAAGAAGTTCGCCGGCATCGACGTCTTCGACATCGAGGTGGACCAGAAGGACGTCGACAAGCTCGTCGACGTGGTCTGCTCCCTGGAGCCGACCTTCGGCGGCATCAACCTCGAAGACATCAAGGCGCCGGAATGCTTCGAGGTGGAGGAACGGTGCCGGGAGCGGATGAACATCCCGGTCTTCCACGACGACCAGCACGGCACGGCGATCATCGTCGCGGCCGCCGTCCTCAACGCACTCGAACTCGCGGGCAAGCAGCTCTCGGACGCCAAGATCGTCACCTCGGGTGCGGGTGCTGCGGCCCTGGCCTGCCTCAACCTCTTGGTCTCGCTCGGCGCGACCCGTGAAAACATCACCGTCACCGACATCAAGGGCGTGGTCTACAAGGGCCGCGCCGAGCTGATGGACCGCTGGAAGGACGTCTACGCGCAGGAGACCGAAGCGCGGACGCTCGCCGAGGTGATCCCCGGCGCCGACGTGTTCATCGGCCTCTCGGCGGGCGGGGTGCTCAAGCCCGAATATCTCGAGAAGATGGCCGAGAAGCCGCTCATCATGGCGCTCGCCAACCCCTATCCGGAGATCATGCCGGACTTGGCCGAGCAGGCGCGGCCGGACGCGATGATCTGCACGGGGCGCTCGGACTTCCCCAACCAGGTCAACAACGTCCTCTGCTTCCCCTACATCTTCCGCGGCGCGCTCGATGTCGGCGCCCACAAGATCAACGAGGAGATGAAGAAGGCCGCCGTGAAGGCGATCGCGGCGCTCGCCCGCGAGGCGCCTTCCGACGTGGTGGCCCGCGCCTATGGCGGCGAGGCCCGTCCGTTCGGGCCTCGCTCGCTGATCCCGAGCCCGTTCGATCCGCGCCTGATCCTGCGTATCGCCCCCGCGGTGGCCAAGGCGGCGATGGATTCGGGCGTCGCCGGGCGACCGGTGGAGAACATCGAAGCCTATGCGGAGTCGCTCGACCGCTTCGTGCACCGCTCCGGCTTCATCATGAAGCCGCTCTTCTCCAAGGCGAAGGCCGATCCGAAGCGTGTCATCTACGCCGAGGGCGAGGACGAACGCGTGCTGCGCGCCGCGCAGGCGGTCGTCGAGGACAAGGTGGCCCGGCCGATCCTCGTCGGTCGCCCGCGGGTGATCGAGACCCGCATCAAGCGCTTCGGCCTCGACCTCAAAGCCGGCGAGCATTTCGACCTGATCGATCCCGAGGACGATCCGCGCTACCGGGCCTATGTCGCCAGCTATCTCGAGATCGCCGGGCGGCGCGGCATCACCCCGGATCTCGCGCGGACGCTGGTGCGGACCAACACCACAGTGATCGCGGCCCTCGCGGTGCGCCGCGGCGAGGCCGACGCGCTGATCTGCGGCCTGGAAGGCCGGTTCGAGACGCGCCTGCGGGTCATCCGCGACATCATCGGGCTCTCGCCCGATTCGCTCGATTTCGCCGGCATGAGCCTGATCGTGACGAAGAAGGGTGCCTTCTTCCTCGCCGACACCCATGTCCGCCAGGATCCGAGTGCGGAAGAGATCGCCGACGTCGCCATCGCCTGCGCCAACCATGTCGGCCGCTTCGGTCTCACGCCGAAGATCGCGCTGTTGAGCCACTCCGATTTCGGCCAATCGGATTCCGCCTCGGCGAAGAAGATGCGGCGGGCGCTCGAACTGATCCAGGCGCGCGCGCCCGACGTTCAGGCCGACGGCGAGATGCAGGCGGATTCGGCTCTGTCCGAACTCGTGCGCGACCGGGTGCTGCCGAGTTCGAACTGGAAGGGCGCGGCCAACATCCTCGTCTTCCCGAACCTGGACGCGGCCAACATCGCCTTCCAGTTCGCCAAGGTGCTCGCCGACGCGCTGCCGGTCGGCCCACTGCTGATCGGCCCGGCCAAGCCGGCGCACATCCTCACACCCTCGGTCACCGCTCGCGGCATCGTCAATGTCACCGCCGCGGCGGTGGTGGAGGCGCAGGCCATGGCGCCGCTGCCGGTCGCGCCGGAGGCCGAACCCGGCGTGGGACCGATCTCGGAGTAA
- a CDS encoding DUF3297 family protein: MSETPPDRLSVNPNSPHYDEAVLARGVGIRFKGAEKTNVEEYCVSEGWVRLSAGKALDRAGNPMTVKLKGAVEPYFREEPAEA, translated from the coding sequence ATGTCCGAAACGCCCCCCGACCGCCTCTCGGTCAATCCGAACAGCCCCCATTACGACGAGGCGGTCCTCGCCCGCGGCGTCGGCATCCGCTTCAAGGGTGCCGAGAAGACCAATGTCGAGGAGTACTGCGTCAGCGAAGGCTGGGTGCGGCTCTCGGCCGGCAAGGCACTCGACCGGGCCGGCAATCCGATGACGGTCAAGCTCAAGGGTGCCGTCGAGCCGTATTTCCGCGAGGAGCCGGCCGAGGCCTGA
- the ctrA gene encoding response regulator transcription factor CtrA translates to MRVLLIEDDSATAQSIELMLKSENFNTYTTDLGEEGVDLGKLYDYDIILLDLNLPDMSGYEVLRSLRVAKVKTPILILSGMAGIEDKVKGLGFGADDYLTKPFHKDELVARIHAIVRRSKGHAQSVITTGDLIVNLDQKTVEVSGSRVHLTGKEYQMLELLSLRKGTTLTKEMFLNHLYGGMDEPELKIIDVFICKLRKKLANASAGKNYIETVWGRGYVLREPVEGEDRMAV, encoded by the coding sequence ATGCGCGTACTTCTGATCGAGGACGACAGCGCCACGGCGCAGAGCATCGAATTGATGCTCAAGTCCGAGAACTTTAACACCTACACGACCGACCTCGGCGAAGAGGGTGTCGATCTCGGCAAACTCTACGATTACGACATCATCCTTTTGGATCTGAACCTGCCCGACATGTCGGGCTACGAGGTGCTGCGCTCGTTGCGTGTCGCCAAGGTGAAGACCCCGATCCTGATCCTGTCGGGCATGGCCGGCATCGAGGACAAGGTGAAGGGCCTCGGCTTCGGCGCCGACGACTACCTCACCAAACCCTTCCACAAGGACGAACTGGTGGCGCGCATCCACGCCATCGTCCGCCGCTCGAAGGGCCATGCTCAGTCGGTCATCACCACCGGCGACCTGATCGTGAACCTCGATCAGAAGACCGTCGAGGTCTCGGGCTCGCGGGTCCACCTCACCGGCAAGGAGTACCAGATGCTGGAACTCCTCAGCTTGCGGAAGGGCACCACGCTGACCAAGGAGATGTTCCTCAACCATCTCTACGGCGGCATGGACGAGCCGGAGCTGAAGATCATCGACGTGTTCATCTGTAAGCTGCGCAAGAAGCTGGCGAACGCTTCTGCCGGCAAGAACTACATCGAGACCGTGTGGGGCCGTGGCTACGTGCTGCGCGAGCCGGTCGAGGGTGAAGACCGCATGGCGGTCTGA
- a CDS encoding CatB-related O-acetyltransferase: MQRLRRGRNPHNETRLHLEKLARRWNFSIGAYSYGRPKVRFPESGQRLTIGRYCSIADRVEILLGGDHRLDWVSTYPFAAMTGLWPGADAPQDYHSSRGGVIIGHDVWLGSGCMILSGVTVGPGAVVAAHAVVTRDVPPYAVVAGNPARIVRRRFDEATTAALVEAAWWDFPHETVMRWIPLLQSGRVAELIDAARAERAVAGAPRLP; this comes from the coding sequence TTGCAACGGCTGCGGCGGGGGCGCAACCCGCACAACGAGACGCGGCTGCATCTGGAAAAGCTGGCCCGGCGCTGGAATTTCTCAATCGGCGCATACTCTTACGGCCGACCGAAGGTGCGCTTCCCCGAATCCGGCCAGCGGCTGACGATCGGCCGGTATTGTTCCATCGCGGATCGGGTCGAGATCCTGCTCGGCGGCGACCACCGGCTCGACTGGGTTTCGACCTATCCGTTCGCCGCGATGACCGGCCTGTGGCCGGGAGCGGACGCACCCCAGGATTACCATTCCTCGCGCGGCGGCGTGATCATCGGCCACGACGTCTGGCTCGGATCGGGCTGCATGATTCTGTCGGGCGTGACCGTCGGGCCTGGCGCGGTGGTGGCGGCCCATGCCGTCGTCACGCGGGATGTACCGCCCTACGCGGTCGTCGCCGGCAACCCGGCGCGGATCGTGCGCCGCCGCTTCGACGAGGCGACGACGGCCGCACTCGTCGAGGCGGCGTGGTGGGATTTTCCGCATGAGACGGTGATGCGGTGGATTCCGCTCCTCCAAAGCGGGCGGGTGGCGGAGTTGATCGATGCGGCGCGGGCCGAGCGTGCCGTTGCGGGCGCGCCGCGATTGCCGTAA
- the fliJ gene encoding flagellar export protein FliJ: MKSRDTLIRLRRFQVDEKRRRVAQIEMMMADFNRMAAELDREVSQEEARAGISDPAHFAYPTYARAATGRRDNMRQSAAALEGQLAEAKAELGEAFEELKKVEILEDRERSAERAAEAAREQAEMDAIGLRARA; encoded by the coding sequence ATGAAATCGCGTGACACGCTGATCCGGTTGCGTCGGTTCCAGGTGGATGAGAAGCGCCGCAGGGTGGCGCAGATCGAGATGATGATGGCCGACTTCAACCGCATGGCGGCCGAACTCGACCGGGAAGTCTCGCAGGAGGAGGCCCGTGCCGGGATCTCCGATCCGGCCCATTTCGCCTATCCGACCTATGCCCGCGCCGCCACCGGCCGCCGGGACAACATGCGCCAGTCGGCCGCCGCCCTCGAGGGGCAGCTCGCCGAGGCCAAGGCAGAGCTCGGCGAGGCGTTCGAGGAACTGAAGAAGGTCGAGATCCTGGAGGATCGCGAGCGCTCCGCCGAGCGTGCGGCCGAAGCCGCCCGCGAGCAGGCCGAGATGGACGCGATCGGACTTCGGGCTCGGGCCTGA